The sequence CGTCTTACGCATGGCATCAAGACACTGGACTCCAAACTGGGCACCAGGGCCAACCTGTTTCAACCTTCGGTATTTATGATCTCCCTTGATAAACCTGCTACTGAAGATGAAGGAACTGTGCTGTACGGGGCGCTGGAATGGAGTGGTAATTTCCGGGTTGACCTGGAGCTGGATAACCAGGATAACCTGCGTATTATGGCAGGTATCAATAACTATGCATCGCCTTATATCTTGAAGGCTGGTGAAGTGTTTACAACGCCGGCCTTCGTATCGGTGCTCTCCTCCAATGGGAAAGGAGAGGCCAGCAGGAAACTGCACAACTGGGCGCGTAATTATAAGTTACTGGATGGAAAAGGTACCAGGCTTACATTGCTGAATAACTGGGAAGCCACTTATTTTGATTTTAATGAAGCGAAGCTGAAAGAGCTGTTGAAGGATACAAAGAAGCTGGGTGTAGACCTGTTTCTCCTGGATGATGGGTGGTTTGCCAACAAATATCCGCGCAATGATGATAAGGCCGGCCTGGGCGACTGGCAGGAGAATAAAAAGAAATTGCCCAATGGCATTTCTTCCCTGGTGCAGGAAGCACAGGCCAATGGCGTGAAGTTTGGTATCTGGATCGAACCGGAAATGGTGAATCCCAAAAGCGAGTTGTATGAGCAACACCCTGACTGGGTGGTGAAGCAACCCGGCCGCCCTGAACACTATTTCAGGAATCAACTGGTGCTTGACCTGAGCAATCCGGCCGTACAGGATTTTGTGTTCAATGTAGTAGATGGCTTGTTTACAAAGAACCCCACACTGGCTTATATCAAATGGGATTGCAATGCGGTTATCTATAATGCTTATGCTGCACGCCTGGGTAACCAGTCGCATTTTTATATTAAATACGTGCAGGGATTGTATGCTGTGCTGGAAAGGATCAGGAAGAAATATCCCACTGTTCCTATGATGTTGTGCTCCGGCGGTGGCGGACGGGTGGATTATGCCGCCCTGCAATATTTTACGGAGTTCTGGCCCAGTGACAATACCGATCCGCTGGAGCGTATTTTCATGCAATGGGAGTATTCTTATTTCTACCCGGCCATCACTTCTGCCAACCACGTGACCGATTGGGGCAAACAGCCTATTAAGTTCCGGACGGATGTAGCCATGATGGGCAAACTAGGCTTTGATATTGTGGTCAGTCATTTGAAAGAAAAGGACATGACCTTTTGCCAGGAGGCGCTTAAAACCTATAATGCTGTAAAGCCTATCATCTGGCAGGGCGACCAGTACCGTTTGCAAGACCCGCTCACTAATGCGGTAGCTGCTGTTCTGTATATCAATAAAGAGAAAACAACGGGCGTGGTATTCAATTACCTGGTGAGCAACCGGTATGATGCGGGGAGCCTGCTGCCCATCCGGTTTAAAGGTCTTGATCCCGCCAAAAAATACACCCTCAAAGAACTCAATGTATATCCGGGAACTACTTCTACTATTGATAGCAGTAAAGTGTACTCCGGTGAGTTCCTGATGAAAGTAGGCTTTAACCCCGATGTAAAAGCCGGCAGGAATAGTGTGGTACTGGAGGTGAAGGCGGTGGGTTAGGCATTGCTAAAACGGCAATCCCCGGTGTACCAGGTTACGCCAGTTGTCCCAGGATCGCTTATTCATGACCCGGTTCAGGGTGTAGCTATATTGTGCATTGCCCACCAGGAAGTGTTTGTCTTTGTCCAATACGAATAGTACCTGTTCATCTCCTTTCAGCAGTAGCAGGCTCACTGTTCCCATATGTAGCCGGTATACCACAGCCTGCGGATCGGTAGGAGTTCCTTTCTCTATCGACCATTTTCCTGTACCGGTCCGGATACCTACGCCCCGCATCTTATAAAATGTAGGCTTATTGGTAACCGTGTCTACATACAACGTTAGTGATAATTTTCGCTTGGCGCATTGTTCACTAACGGGTATCTGCAGCTCGGTCGCCATTTCTTTACAGGGTGTTCTGCCTTCATACCAGGCCAATATCCTGGAGCCGGGTGGAATAGTGTCTGGCGGGCCTTGCGGTTGTGCG comes from Paraflavitalea devenefica and encodes:
- a CDS encoding alpha-galactosidase — its product is MKRMRETGLIVAVALLSLVQPTAFAQPVTIPVETKHHALVLQTDANKNLGIVYMGAKLADKNEYTHVPAMYKQTAEYTGVANAAYATAGSRNLFEPAIAVTHVDGNNSLDLQYVRHDSKKLDENTSLLTVFLKDPVYNFEVTLYYKSWFNEDVTEQWSEIRHNEKGNVVLNKYASAGLYLKAGSYWLRQYHGDWAKEMQAEETRLTHGIKTLDSKLGTRANLFQPSVFMISLDKPATEDEGTVLYGALEWSGNFRVDLELDNQDNLRIMAGINNYASPYILKAGEVFTTPAFVSVLSSNGKGEASRKLHNWARNYKLLDGKGTRLTLLNNWEATYFDFNEAKLKELLKDTKKLGVDLFLLDDGWFANKYPRNDDKAGLGDWQENKKKLPNGISSLVQEAQANGVKFGIWIEPEMVNPKSELYEQHPDWVVKQPGRPEHYFRNQLVLDLSNPAVQDFVFNVVDGLFTKNPTLAYIKWDCNAVIYNAYAARLGNQSHFYIKYVQGLYAVLERIRKKYPTVPMMLCSGGGGRVDYAALQYFTEFWPSDNTDPLERIFMQWEYSYFYPAITSANHVTDWGKQPIKFRTDVAMMGKLGFDIVVSHLKEKDMTFCQEALKTYNAVKPIIWQGDQYRLQDPLTNAVAAVLYINKEKTTGVVFNYLVSNRYDAGSLLPIRFKGLDPAKKYTLKELNVYPGTTSTIDSSKVYSGEFLMKVGFNPDVKAGRNSVVLEVKAVG